In one window of Haloimpatiens sp. FM7315 DNA:
- a CDS encoding type II secretion system F family protein, protein MRKFYYKAINLKANKIKGRCECDSSNKLRQILREKEYYILSFREIKNYRAKKKFTLKENAMFCKKLYDLLSSGISLINALNIMGSQSEDDFSKAVFLQLVEDVSKGKSLNGSIKNSNNIFPNFTVFLTKIGEDSGNLEKIFNMLYKHYYSRYMLKNKIEKALIYPSITVLLFL, encoded by the coding sequence TTGAGAAAGTTTTATTATAAAGCTATTAATTTAAAAGCAAATAAAATAAAAGGTAGATGTGAATGTGATAGTTCTAACAAACTTAGGCAAATTTTAAGAGAAAAAGAGTATTACATACTAAGCTTTAGAGAAATTAAAAATTATAGGGCAAAGAAAAAATTTACTCTTAAAGAAAATGCTATGTTTTGTAAGAAATTATACGATTTACTAAGCTCCGGGATTAGTTTGATTAATGCATTAAATATAATGGGTTCACAAAGTGAGGATGATTTTTCAAAAGCTGTTTTTTTACAACTAGTTGAGGATGTGTCAAAAGGTAAGAGCTTAAATGGAAGCATTAAAAATTCTAATAATATTTTTCCTAATTTTACTGTGTTCCTAACGAAGATTGGTGAGGATAGCGGAAATTTAGAAAAGATATTTAATATGCTTTATAAACATTACTATAGTAGATATATGCTTAAAAATAAAATAGAAAAAGCTCTTATTTATCCCAGTATAACTGTTTTGCTTTTTTTATAA
- a CDS encoding GspE/PulE family protein, translating to MEQFNKEDKENLYFTVQENNKNVDEAPAVKIVSFLIDQGINMNASDIHIEPYEKMVLIRFRIDGILNKYLQLPNSIYNSLSARIKIMANMDISKKFIPLDGKISYTLGKDKYDLRISTLPTLYGEKIVIRILYKNYENVYIEELGFSDSDYKNIKKLICSKGGMILVTGPTGSGKTTTLYSLLNAMDKSKNNIMTIEDPVEYNMCYINQVNVNNKSGLTFAYGLRSLLRQDPDIILIGEIRDNETAEIAIKAALTGHLVLSTLHTKDAASAVTRLMDMKIENYLLADTLLGVVSQRLVRKICNNCKESVLPLEEEKRKLNLNEGEVIYRGRGCNKCNGTGYFSRTVICEVMEINDYRRETIRKTNIYNREKNLKENMKLLKQSAIELVKEGITTYEEVLKYIV from the coding sequence ATGGAACAATTCAATAAAGAGGATAAAGAAAATTTATATTTTACAGTACAAGAAAATAATAAGAATGTTGATGAGGCACCTGCTGTAAAGATAGTAAGTTTTTTAATAGATCAAGGTATAAACATGAATGCAAGTGATATACATATTGAACCTTATGAAAAAATGGTTTTAATAAGATTTAGAATTGATGGAATATTGAATAAGTATTTGCAATTACCAAATAGCATATATAATTCTCTTTCTGCGAGAATAAAAATTATGGCTAATATGGATATTTCAAAGAAGTTTATTCCATTAGATGGTAAGATATCCTATACATTAGGAAAAGATAAATACGATTTAAGAATATCAACCTTACCAACGCTATATGGTGAAAAAATTGTCATAAGAATTTTATACAAGAATTATGAAAATGTTTATATAGAGGAATTAGGTTTTAGTGATAGTGATTATAAAAATATTAAAAAATTAATTTGTTCAAAAGGTGGAATGATTTTGGTTACTGGACCAACTGGAAGTGGTAAGACAACCACCTTATATTCATTATTGAATGCTATGGATAAAAGCAAAAATAACATAATGACTATAGAAGATCCTGTAGAATATAATATGTGTTACATAAATCAGGTTAATGTAAATAATAAAAGTGGTTTAACTTTTGCGTATGGGCTTAGAAGCCTTTTGAGGCAAGACCCAGATATTATCCTAATTGGAGAAATAAGAGATAATGAAACAGCAGAAATTGCTATTAAAGCTGCACTTACAGGACATTTGGTTTTATCAACTCTACATACTAAAGATGCTGCAAGTGCAGTTACTAGGTTAATGGATATGAAAATTGAAAATTATTTACTGGCAGATACTCTACTTGGTGTAGTATCTCAAAGACTAGTTAGAAAAATATGTAACAACTGTAAAGAATCTGTTTTGCCATTAGAAGAAGAAAAAAGAAAATTGAATTTAAATGAGGGGGAAGTTATATATAGGGGAAGGGGGTGTAATAAATGCAATGGCACTGGATATTTTTCTAGGACAGTAATATGTGAGGTTATGGAAATAAATGATTACAGAAGGGAGACTATTAGAAAAACCAATATTTACAATAGAGAGAAGAATTTGAAAGAAAATATGAAATTACTAAAACAAAGTGCCATTGAATTAGTAAAGGAAGGCATTACAACCTATGAAGAAGTTTTAAAATATATTGTTTAA